The following are encoded together in the Salvia hispanica cultivar TCC Black 2014 chromosome 6, UniMelb_Shisp_WGS_1.0, whole genome shotgun sequence genome:
- the LOC125195858 gene encoding UBP1-associated proteins 1C, translating to MVWFQCEDCGDNLKKPKLPTHFRQCSAFKLSCIDCGQVFGQHDVESHTQCITEAEKYGPKGQGNAGNGMNTKPKKDAKQRPEVDINVGLSERPPWFCSLCNTKATSKQALLLHADGKKHRAKARGFHAKQQGNETVETTVSAENNETNNVSVNKEISGYLNSSVVDPPWDGSGVENNSLESNKKRKLEASENGDANHKTGVDVSAELGNGKVTQVQGLEIEVTKSSKKAKLDSPADKDASKNVKWKKLIVSALKSNPDGAMKLKKLKKFVVKSLKDSGCVEDKNQATEMIKQKIESSSRFVVDGKYVRLATTS from the exons ATGGTCTGGTTCCAGTGCGAGGATTGCGGCGACAACCTTAAGAAACCCAAGCTTCCTACTCACTTCAGGCAATGCTCTGCTTTCAAG CTATCATGTATCGATTGTGGACAAGTATTTGGCCAGCATGACGTTGAAAGCCACACTCAATGCATTACCGAAGCG GAAAAATATGGTCCAAAGGGTCAAGGAAATGCAGGGAATGGGATGAATACTAAGCCCAAAAAAGATGCAAAGCAGAGACCAGAGGTTGACATAAATGTGGGATTATCTGAACGCCCTCCATGGTTCTGTAG CCTTTGTAACACCAAGGCTACAAGTAAGCAAGCTTTGCTTCTCCACGCAGATGGGAAAAAACACAGAGCAAAAGCAAGAGGGTTCCATGCAAAACAGCAGGGCAATGAGACTGTAGAAACCACTGTCTCTGCTGAAAACAATGAAACAAATAACGTTTCtgtaaataaagaaatcaGTGGATATCTAAATTCATCTGTAGTTGATCCCCCGTGGGACGGATCTGGAGTGGAGAATAATTCTTTGGAATCAAACAAGAAACGGAAACTCGAGGCATCTGAAAATGGTGATGCTAACCACAAGACTGGAGTTGATGTTTCTGCAGAACTAGGAAATGGTAAGGTTACACAAGTACAAGGACTAGAAATAGAGGTAACAAAAAGCTCGAAGAAGGCCAAACTGGATTCACCTGCAGACAAGGATGCGAGCAAGAACGTTAAGTGGAAAAAGCTTATTGTTTCAGCACTGAAATCT AATCCAGATGGTGCAATGAAACTTAAGAAGCTTAAGAAATTTGTTGTGAAATCTTTAAAGGACTCTGGCTGTGTGGAAGACAAAAACCAAGCAACTGAGATGATTAAGCAAAAG ATCGAATCAAGCTCAAGATTTGTTGTGGATGGAAAATATGTTCGCCTAGCCACAACCAGCTGA
- the LOC125195859 gene encoding uncharacterized protein LOC125195859, protein MDQNATIEEGEGRNGLELVRSVSEKHLELLRPSARYYSIFKGQPTDAAEREKGKYTLIKDEEDSQLGLYDKPLPCFGCGIGWFSFLVGFLCPLTWYYATILYFGNYYRKDPRERAGLAASAIAAMGFSVILLIVVLILLF, encoded by the exons ATGCTACTATTGAGGAGGGAGAGGGTAGAAATGGCCTTGAACTGGTCAGATCGGTTTCAGAAAAGCATCTTGAACTTTTGAGGCCTTCTGCTCGATATTATTCCATATTTAAAG GGCAACCAACGGATGCTGCAGAGCGggaaaaaggtaaatatacCCTGAttaaagatgaagaagacTCTCAACTGGGATTGTATGACAAACCTCTTCCTTGCTTTGGATGTGGAATAGGATGGTTCTC TTTTCTTGTGGGTTTCTTGTGCCCTCTGACATGGTATTATGCAACAATTTTGTACTTTGGGAATTACTACCGCAAGGATCCTAGGGAACGAGCTGGGCTCGCTGCTTCTGCAATCGCT GCTATGGGGTTCTCCGTTATATTGTTAATCGTAGTATTGATTCTGCTTTTCTAG